A genomic stretch from Triplophysa dalaica isolate WHDGS20190420 chromosome 4, ASM1584641v1, whole genome shotgun sequence includes:
- the tp53 gene encoding cellular tumor antigen p53 isoform X3, giving the protein MVVNTAPPQGSVLRAIAIYKKSEHVAEVVRRCPHHERTPDTDGLAPPAHLIRVEGNTRAVYKQDDVAYRHSVMVPYEPPQLGAECTTILYNFMCNSSCMGGMNRRPILTIITLETQDGQLLGRRSFEVRVCACPGRDRKTEEGNFRKEQEAKIPDKTPSTTKRSFKESFSSNPRAEGSKKAKLNNSSDEEMFTLQVRGKERYEMLKKINDSLELSDVVPPSDVDKYRQKLVSKSKKEKDGQTPEPKRGKKLMVKEEKSDSD; this is encoded by the exons ATGGTGGTGAACACTGCCCCTCCACAGGGATCAGTGCTCCGAGCCATAGCCATATACAAGAAGTCAGAGCATGTGGCTGAGGTGGTCCGCCGGTGCCCCCACCATGAGAGGACCCCTGACACTGATG GATTGGCTCCCCCTGCCCACCTCATCCGAGTGGAAGGAAACACGCGCGCTGTTTACAAGCAAGATGATGTCGCCTACAGACACAGTGTTATGGTGCCTTATGAACCTCCACAG TTGGGTGCAGAGTGCACTACCATACTTTACAATTTTATGTGTAACAGCAGCTGCATGGGGGGCATGAACCGCCGACCTATCCTCACTATTATCACGTTGGAGACCCAAGA CGGGCAATTACTGGGTCGTCGGTCTTTCGAGGTGCGTGTGTGCGCATGTCCAGGCAGAGACAGAAAAACCGAGGAGGGCAACTTTAGGAAAGAACAGGAAGCCAAAATCCCAGACAAGACTCCTTCTACGACCAAACGCA GCTTTAAAGAATCATTCTCATCAAATCCTCGAGCTGAAGGCAGTAAGAAGGCTAAACTGAATAACAGCAGTGATGAGGAGATGTTTACGCTGCAG GTGCGTGGTAAAGAGAGATATGAGatgctgaaaaaaataaacgaCAGTTTGGAACTGAGTGACGTGGTGCCTCCATCTGACGTTGACAAGTACCGCCAAAAATT gGTTTCTaaaagcaagaaagaaaaagatggtCAAACTCCTGAGCCAAAGCGTGGTAAAAAACTTATGGTGAAAGAAGAGAAGAGTGACTCGGATTaa
- the si:ch211-114c12.5 gene encoding nuclear factor 7, ovary gives MKSILKNKSRFQAPEARLSNTIGAVRWTLPDEGLQAHSSAPSQRSQSLRQNDLKDVRSLQECVKFITQWKQQVEDVCKPGSHADEGQSIYVNAEPQSLEQYRKLILEWAQELKKVDLLFMESTWRQDRDACWEQKEKKTDTVKHTEQRIMEWAKELQTVSERFGVMREEFVRFLRQLELRKKKIQKLLPFLEFITWSVLKADSKDVVPQLWLLSKQRIWKTETPKYIPNSVWSLISSASADIALDPMTNHPWLQLSDDRKKVQEALNETEVSLSTQRFDSWPCVLGWEGFSSGRHYWEVDIANNGYWRIGVTTASSKRHGRFSMNPSEGYWTIWRSTRQFFACTKPETQLPLTLVPRKLGVYLDFEEGQVSFYNVETQSHIFTFTASFSETMYPLFSPLDGRTLITLTMPNVATAMW, from the exons ATGAAGAGTATCCTAAAGAACAAAAGTA GATTTCAGGCACCTGAGGCTCGTCTGAGTAACACTATTGGGGCTGTACGCTGGACTCTGCCTGATGAAGGACTTCAAGCTCACAGTTCAGCTCCCAGCCAGAGAAGCCAGAGCCTGAGACAAAAC GATCTGAAGGATGTCCGCAGCTTGCAGGAATGTGTGAAGTTTATCACTCAATGGAAACAACAGGTGGAAGATGTGTGCAAG CCTGGCAGCCATGCAGACGAAGGCCAAAGTATATATGTGAATGCTGAGCCTCAGAGTCTGGAACAATATCGTAAACTCATCCTTGAATGGGCACAAGAGCTCAAGAAAGTTGACCTT TTGTTCATGGAAAGCACATGGCGACAGGACAgagatgcatgctgggaacagaaagaaaaaaagacagacaCTGTCAAGCATACAGAGCAGAGGATCATGGAATGGGCTAAAGAGCTGCAGACTGTGTCAGAG CGCTTTGGAGTAATGAGAGAGGAATTTGTTCGATTTCTGAGACAGCTGGAACTGAGGAAGAAGAAAATTCAGAAGTTGTTGCCGTTTCTGGAGTTCATAACTTGGTCTGTCCTAAAGGCGGACAGCAAG gATGTTGTTCCACAGTTGTGGCTCCTCAGCAAACAGCGCATCTGGAAAACAG aaacacCCAAGTACATTCCAAACTCAG TGTGGAGCTTGATCTCCAGTGCATCAG CCGACATAGCATTGGACCCCATGACTAACCATCCATGGTTACAGCTGTCAGACGACAGGAAGAAGGTTCAGGAAGCTTTGAATGAAACTGAAGTGTCGCTCAGTACTCAGCGCTTTGACAGCTGGCCTTGTGTTCTGGGCTGGGAAGGCTTCTCGTCCGGTCGTCACTACTGGGAAGTGGACATTGCCAACAATGGCTACTGGCGTATCGGAGTGACCACCGCTTCCTCTAAAAGGCATGGCCGATTTTCAATGAACCCTTCTGAGGGCTACTGGACAATTTGGAGAAGCACAAGGCAGTTTTTTGCATGTACCAAACCAGAGACCCAGCTACCACTGACACTTGTGCCAAGAAAACTGGGAGTCTACCTTGATTTTGAAGAAGGGCAGGTGTCTTTCTACAATGTAGAGACACAgtcacatatatttacattcactgCAAGTTTCAGTGAAACAATGTACCCGTTGTTTTCTCCACTGGATGGACGCACACTCATAACACTGACCATGCCAAATGTTGCGACAGCAATGTGGtaa
- the capga gene encoding capping protein (actin filament), gelsolin-like a, whose product MLNLRAAPSQFTLEVREPGLWVWRVEKMKAVLLDPLQYSVFYNGDAYIVLSNQGRDGSDLHMWMGEKSSRDEQGACAMLATQLDSFLGGEPVQHRQVQGYESPEFMALFPKGVSYKEGGVESGFKSARSRTGPVTHLYQVKGKKNIRAREVELSWGSFNKGDCFILDLGETIVAWSGSKANMFERQKVREIAMLIRDTERNGKACIIDVIEGEEPLEMVQALGPIPSLKEGSTEEDAAADVANAASLYKVSNATGQMTLTKLCDRGLFSQELLEKDDCFILDNGSNGKIYVWKGNGANAEEKRVALKVADEFITEMNYPRMQTQVEILPQGRESVLFKQFFKSWS is encoded by the exons ATGCTCAATCTGCGTGCGGCACCCAGCCAGTTTACCCTTGAGGTGAGAGAGCCGGGGCTGTGGGTCTGGAGGGTGGAGAAGATGAAGGCTGTGCTTCTTGACCCATTGCAGTATAGTGTGTTCTACAACGGGGATGCTTACATTGTGCTCAGCAACCAAGGAAGGGATGGAAGTGATCTGCACATGTGGATGG GTGAGAAGTCGTCTCGGGACGAGCAGGGTGCATGTGCGATGCTGGCGACACAGCTGGACAGCTTCTTAGGAGGAGAGCCAGTACAACACAGACAGGTGCAAGGCTATGAGTCACCTGAGTTCATGGCACTCTTTCCCAAAGGAGTCAGCTACAAG gagggaggggtggagtcTGGGTTCAAGAGTGCCAGGTCAAGGACTGGCCCGGTTACGCATCTTTACCAGGtcaaaggaaagaaaaacatcagAGCAAGAGAGGTGGAGCTTAGCTGGGGAAGCTTCAACAAGGGGGATTGTTTCATACTGGACTTGGGAGAG ACCATAGTGGCATGGAGCGGCTCAAAAGCCAACATGTTTGAACGACAGAAGGTGCGTGAAATAGCAATGCTGATCAGAGACACGGAGAGGAATGGCAAAGCTTGCATCATTGATGTGATCGAGGGAGAGGAACCACTAGAGATGGTTCAG GCACTTGGTCCAATCCCATCACTGAAAGAGGGCTCAACAGAGGAGGATGCTGCTGCAGATGTTGCCAATGCTGCCTCTCTTTACAAG gTGTCCAATGCAACAGGCCAAATGACCTTGACAAAACTATGTGACAGAGGACTGTTCAGTCAAGAGCTATTGGAGAAAGATGACTGCTTCATACTGGACAATGGATCTAATGGAAAGATCTATGTTTGGAAAG GGAATGGAGCCAATGCAGAGGAGAAGAGGGTCGCTCTTAAGGTGGCAGACGAGTTTATTACTGAAATGAACTATCCCAGGATGCAAACACAG GTGGAGATTCTCCCCCAGGGTCGTGAATctgtgctttttaaacagttctTCAAGAGCTggagttaa
- the si:ch211-114c12.2 gene encoding serine/arginine repetitive matrix protein 1 gives MVRPHSGSPRSKHRPFSDNFNNMNHERRFGPPSRSPRGFRGPPGKAPSSWRESNSGGRQPYLKRPSYMGERKERHGHWMQQNQDQFHAFPSSQDSHRDRRRPSPPRSGRIPSVQHRQSPHGPTEPPSHRPPLFHAKHMSHPSPSRPFHGPPAERRVPSPHGSFRGPQRRQSPFQEHERSWGPAPRERPFGRPLLGGQNWNWPGGHMHPLSGDSRLSGPPQRKPREFHGRSSNQERWSAEGDQRPPHHGGVGREFRRPSMDWAHRGDASPHPRPPYRSQAWKPGPPPSGSSSRFYPPLRPHERPMGRPMKRNIQEFRRQPPPGGLENGPPKRFRRELSVRPLLQRGFRGLTLNDKSRLLKARKFRAESVTRFRMPSPRPRIADRDQKAKSQTAPRHSKDSTGVQPRKVSLKKGLPSTRESSPNTDSKTAKPKRDYETKVESRRSVSAHSSSPIDRRLSRDLVVVSHWEAGHKPSTSPKNSAPWRNRAPKNKTEIFESDGNLTLNERFTKLHSPGSSSQDQKDRRPSGSSEKSMGKPGSFTRPNFPPVGGVKTGSAPDGIPRKPLMSSIIPRPPFIQKPVFKKSQSIMSKYKNLQTLRHKVPHQRQATSYRRW, from the exons ATGGTGAGACCTCATTCAGGATCTCCTCGTTCCAAACACAG gcCTTTCTCAGACAACTTCAACAACATGAATCACGAGAGGCGATTTGGCCCTCCTTCAAGAAGCCCAAGAGGTTTTAGAGGACCTCCTGGAAAAGCCCCATCCAGCTGGAGAGAGAGCAACAGCGGTGGACGCCAGCCATACCTCAAGAGGCCCTCATACATGGGTGAACGTAAAGAGAGACATGGACATTGGATGCAACAGAACCAGGATCAGTTCCATGCCTTTCCAAGTTCACAGGATTCACACCGGGACCGCAGAAGGCCTTCGCCTCCCCGCTCAGGACGCATTCCCTCAGTTCAGCACAGGCAGTCTCCACACGGTCCAACTGAACCACCTAGTCACAGACCACCACTCTTCCACGCAAAACACATGAGCCACCCATCTCCGTCTCGCCCATTTCATGGACCTCCAGCAGAACGAAGGGTTCCATCTCCTCATGGTTCCTTCAGGGGTCCACAGcgacgccaaagtccttttcaagagcatgagaggagctggGGGCCTGCACCTCGTGAGAGGCCTTTTGGCCGACCACTACTTGGGGGGCAGAACTGGAATTGGCCAGGAGGTCACATGCACCCCCTCAGTGGGGATTCTAGGCTCTCTGGCCCACCCCAGAGAAAACCAAGGGAGTTTCACGGAAGGAGTTCAAATCAAGAGAG GTGGTCTGCAGAGGGAGATCAGCGTCCACCGCATCATGGAGGAGTGGGACGAGAGTTTCGACGCCCCAGCATGGATTGGGCACACAGAGGAGATGCCAGTCCACACCCACGACCCCCTTACCGATCACAGGCATGGAAGCCAGGTCCGCCGCCATCTGGCTCGTCTTCCAGATTCTATCCTCCTCTGCGACCCCATGAAAGGCCAATGGGACGCCCAATGAAGAGGAATATTCAAGAGTTCAGACGGCAGCCCCCTCCAGGTGGGTTGGAGAATGGACCACCGAAGCGCTTCCGCAGAGAGCTGTCAGTGAGACCTCTTCTTCAAAGGGGCTTCAGAGGTTTGACCCTTAACGATAAGAGTCGACTGCTAAAGGCACGAAAGTTCAGGGCTGAGTCGGTGACCAGGTTCAGGATGCCCTCGCCGAGGCCAAGAATTGCAGACAGAGACCAGAAAGCCAAGTCTCAGACAGCACCACGGCATAGCAAAGATTCCACAGGAGTTCAACCGCGCAAGGTGTCCTTGAAAAAAGGTTTACCGTCAACCAGAGAGTCATCGCCCAACACGGACTCCAAGACAGCCAAGCCTAAGAGGGACTACGAAACAAAGGTGGAATCCCGTCGCTCTGTGAGCGCACACAG CTCCTCACCAATAGACAGACGTCTATCACGTGACCTTGTTGTGGTTTCCCATTGGGAGGCGGGACACAAACCCAGCACCAGCCCTAAGAATAGTGCACCCTGGAGGAATCGGGCCCCCAAAAACAAGACGG AAATTTTTGAATCTGATGGGAATTTAACACTGAATGAACGCTTTACCAAGCTACACAGTCCTGGCAGCTCTTCACAAGACCAGAAGGACAGACG gccCTCTGGAAGTTCAGAAAAATCCATGGGGAAACCTGGTTCTTTTACG AGACCTAATTTCCCCCCAGTTGGTGGAGTAAAAACAGGATCAGCCCCTGATGGAATTCCTAGAAAACCCTTGATG AGCTCTATAATTCCAAGACCACCCTTCATTCAGAAGCCAGTCTTCAAAAAGAGCCAAAGCATCATGTCAAAGTACAAGAACTTGCAGACCCTGCGTCATAAAGTGCCCCATCAGCGGCAAGCCACAAGCTATCGCCGGTGGTGA
- the mrps31 gene encoding 28S ribosomal protein S31, mitochondrial, whose translation MYRRLLINIYQVRNGLIHTQSPRPPFTKCKEEFFSSSGVFWPKDKASQRLLGTSSIASSENKDNTTSLSQDKKKEGNESVAEVIKDEQKKTETSKEALPSQTEAGKLDESKPQEKTKTGKENLLELLGAMKVEVTTKRKIRPQNIVRTSERPEPKTVESAHSMFQQAKAEGLPQREILNPELVAAASAAASTLPNSPQAESELLQQLRKHETIPDTQRRAEGQNIGDIIADMKVGKRQNGRTSARPTSQIRFDDDGRGYTQERGITSELDAVRRRKSPFTGKRLNIFTAVEQDAVSDLSPTLWDIELANQIVQSTNQIPRNGFEEMIQWTREGKLWQYPINNEAGLEEEGRVPFHEHVFLDKYLDDSFPRQGPVRHFMELVITGLAKNHHLTVKQKQEHIAWFRDYFQQKDSVLKEAEA comes from the exons ATGTACAGAagattgttaataaatatttatcagGTCCGAAATGGATTAATTCACACGCAGAGCCCACGACCACCTTTCACGAAATGCAAAGAAGAGTTTTTTTCTTCGTCAGGTGTTTTCTG gcCCAAGGATAAAGCAAGCCAAAGGCTATTAGGCACCAGTAGCATCGCCTCTAGTGAAAATAAAGACAACACCACATCTTTGTCACAAGACAAGAAAAAAGAGGGGAATGAATCCGTTGCAGAGGTTATCAAAGatgaacaaaagaaaactgaaacTTCAAAAGAGGCATTGCCATCACAGACTGAAGCAGGTAAACTTGATGAAAGCAAACCgcaagagaaaacaaaaactgGAAAAGAGAATCTTTTAGAGCTACTTGGAGCCATGAAGGTGGAGGTCACAACCAAACGTAAAATAAGACCCCAAAACATTGTAAGGACCAGTGAGAGACCGGAGCCTAAGACCGTGGAAAGTGCGCATAGTATGTTTCAGCAGGCCAAAGCTGAGGGTTTACCACAGCG TGAGATTTTAAATCCAGAACTGGTTGCTGCAGCCTCAGCTGCAGCATCCACGCTGCCCAATAGCCCTCAGGCCGAATCAGAGCTCCTTCAGCAACTGAGGAAACATGAAACCATACCTGACACCCAGAGGAGAGCAGAAGGACAGAACATCGG AGACATAATAGCTGATATGAAAGTAGGAAAGAGGCAAAATGGCAGAACAAGTGCAAGGCCGACTAGTCAGATTCGTTTCGATGATGATGGCAGGGGATATACTCAAGAGAGAGGAATTACCAGTGAACTTGATGCAGTGCGTAGAAG GAAGAGTCCTTTTACTGGTAAAAGGCTGAACATCTTTACTGCTGTGGAACAGGATGCAGTTTCAGATCTGA GCCCCACCCTTTGGGATATTGAGCTTGCCAATCAGATTGTCCAGTCAACAAATCAGATACCTCGGAATGGTTTTGAGGAGATGATCCAATGGACCAGAGAGGGCAAGCTTTGGCAATATCCAATCAACAACGAGGCTG GCCTGGAGGAGGAGGGTCGTGTGCCCTTTCACGAGCATGTGTTCCTTGACAAGTACCTGGATGACTCGTTCCCCCGGCAGGGTCCAGTCAGGCACTTCATGGAGCTTGTGATCACTGGCCTTGCAAAGAATCACCACCTTACAGTTAAGCAGAAACAGGAGCATATCGCATGGTTCAGAGACTACTTCCAGCAGAAAGACAGTGTTCTCAAAGAGGCTGAGGCATAG
- the slc25a15b gene encoding solute carrier family 25 member 15b: MAPHPVVQAIIDLSAGAIGGTACVFSGQPLDTAKVKMQTFPTLYRGFVHCFVSTYKQVGLRGLYQGTTPALMANIAENSVLFMSYGFCQEVVRFISGQEKGAVLSDMQKAYAGSVASVFSSLVLCPTELVKCRLQAMHEMATSGKITTSQNTVWSVVKSIMHNDGPAGFFLGLTTTIAREIPGYFCFFGAYELCRSLFADYMHCGKDDIGVAPIVFSGGFGGACLWLVVYPMDCVKSRIQVMSMTGRQAGFFKTFMHIFRTEGVRALYSGLTPTMIRTFPANGALFLGYEASRKLMMSHFDG, encoded by the exons ATGGCACCACATCCAGTGGTTCAGGCGATAATAGACCTCTCTGCTGGAGCTATAG GGGGCACCGCTTGTGTGTTTAGCGGTCAACCATTGGACACGGCTAAAGTAAAAATGCAGACATTCCCCACTTTGTACAGAGGCTTTGTGCACTGCTTTGTTTCAACATACAAACAAGTGGGACTTCGAGGGCTGTATCAAGGTACCACTCCTGCCCTCATGGCTAACATCGCTGAAAACTCAGTGCTCTTCATGTCCTACGGTTTTTGCCAAGAAGTGGTGCGCTTCATCTCTGGTCAAGAGAAAGGGGCTGTTCTGAG TGATATGCAGAAAGCATATGCGGGCTCCGTGGCCTCTGTGTTCTCGTCTCTGGTGCTGTGTCCTACTGAACTGGTCAAGTGCAGACTGCAGGCAATGCATGAGATGGCCACTTCCGGCAAAATCACTACCAGTCAAAA cACAGTTTGGTCTGTTGTAAAGTCCATCATGCATAACGATGGTCCTGCAGGGTTCTTCCTGGGTCTAACCACTACTATAGCCCGCGAGATTCCTggatatttctgtttttttggaGCGTATGAACTCTGCCGTTCTCTCTTTGCTGACTACATGCACTGTGGCAAGGATGACATAG GTGTAGCCCCTATTGTGTTCAGTGGGGGTTTTGGTGGAGCTTGTCTCTGGCTGGTGGTGTACCCGATGGACTGTGTTAAATCCAGGATACAGGTCATGTCAATGACAGGCAGACAGGCTGGTTTCTTTAAGACTTTCATGCATATCTTCAGAACGgaag GTGTAAGAGCTCTATATTCTGGTTTGACTCCCACCATGATTCGGACATTTCCAGCCAACGGTGCTCTGTTTTTAGGTTATGAGGCTAGTCGCAagctgatgatgtcacactTTGACGGCTGA
- the tm4sf21a gene encoding transmembrane 4 L6 family member 4 encodes MCTGKCALCVGGSLYPLALISIICNIILFFPGWDVKYAQNGQLTDEVKYVGGLVGGGALVLIPAFYIHLTGEKGCCSNRCGMFLSILFAAVGVAGALYSFVVALVGLINGPYCKVGLIWSTPFKEMNESYLKNQDIWGLCTEPKNVVEFNVGLFSTLLVVNGLQLILCAIQMINGLFGCLCGTCIEKDPL; translated from the exons ATGTGTACAGGAAAATGTGCGCTGTGTGTCGGGGGAAGTTTGTATCCACTGGCGCTCATCTCGATAATCTGTAACATCATATTGTTTTTCCCTGGCTGGGATGTTAAATACGCGCAGAATGGACAACTTACAGATGAGGTCAAATACGTGGGAGGATTGGTTGGAGGAGGTGCACTG GTGTTGATTCCTGCATTTTATATTCACCTGACTGGAGAGAAGGGCTGTTGCAGTAACCGCTGTGGG ATGTTTCTGTCCATATTATTTGCAGCGGTGGGTGTTGCTGGTGCCCTTTATAGTTTTGTAGTGGCACTGGTGGGCCTTATCAATGGGCCATACTGTAAAGTAGGTCTGATCTGGTCAACTCCCTTCAAAGAAAT GAATGAGAGTTACCTTAAAAATCAAGACATATGGGGATTATGCACCGAGCCCAAAAACGTGGTAGAGTTTAATGTCGGTCTGTTCTCAACACTGTTGGTGGTCAATGGCCTGCAGCTCATCCTCTGTGCCATACAGATGATCAACGGCCTGTTTGGATGCCTCTGTGGAACCTGCATTGAGAAAGAT ccGCTGTAA